The genomic DNA CTCTTCTTTGGCCTCTTCCCAGTCCTCCGCAATGATGTCGTTGCAAAGATTGACGCATTCGTCACAGATATATACCGTCGGGCCAGCAATCAGCTTTCGCACCTCATCGCGACTTTTCCCACAGAAAGAACATCGCAAGTGTCGGTCCATCTTTTCCTGCTTGGCCATGCACCCTCCTGTGTTACTTGCCTTTAATCCCGTCTTTTGCCCCGTCCGCGGACTCGACTGTTTTTATAAATTTGGGTGGTCGTGTAATCACCTCATCAATGAGGCCGTACCGCTTCGCTTCTTCACCCGACATGAAATAATCCCGTTCCGTGTCATGCGCAATCTTCTCGATCGGCTGCCCTGTGTGCTTGGCCATAATCTCATTGAGGCGCTCGCGAATCTTGAGAATTTCCCGAGCATGGATGTCAATTTCTGTCGCTTGTCCTTGGAATCCACCCAACGGTTGGTGGATCATCACCCTGGCATTGGGCAGGGCGAACCGCTTGCCTTTTGTCCCGGCAGTCAAGAGAAGCGCTCCCATACTGGCGGCCTGCCCAAGACAGATGGTGTTGATCGGAGGCTTCACATATTGCATGGTATCGTAGATGCCCAATCCGGCAGTCACACTGCCTCCCGGCGAATTGACATAAAGATTAATATCTTTCTCGGGATCTTCCGCTTCAAGAAAGAGAAGCTGTGCAATTACCAAGTTGGCAAACACATCGTCGATCGGGGCTCCCAGGAAAATGATGCGATCTTTGAGAAGGCGCGAGTAGATGTCATAGGCTCGTTCGCCTCTATTAGTTTGCTCGACTACGATCGGAACCAACATATTGCTCAATTCCTTTCCTGGACGAACTTCTGGCCGCTACATTTCGAATGTCGAGTGCAACAATCGCGCTTATCCTTGAATAACCGCTTGGCGATAGACGACATCCAACGCCTTGTCAGCCAAGATCCTGGCGCGTAATTCGTCAACGGAATCCTGACCACCCGCCTGGATCATCTTTACGAGATCGGCTATCGGTACCCTGAGTTCTGTGGCTAGTCGAGTCACTTCATTGTTCAGATCGTCCTGGCTCACCGACAAACCTTCTTTCTCGGCGATTGCCTCAAGGATCAAGCCTGCTTTCACGCGACGATGTGCCTCCTCACGATGCTCTTCGCGAATTCTCTTCAATTCTTCCGCATCTGGTGCAGGAAGAGAATCGGTGACTTTTCCACGCTGTCGTGCTTGCCGCACAATCGTGCTGAGCTCTCGCTCTACGAGTGTGTCAGGGAGATCGAAATGATGGGTGTCGATGAGGCGCTTGAGAAGGGCATCCTTGTAGGAGTCTTCAATATCCTTCTTGAGCGCCTTTTCCATTTGGCCACGCAACTTGTCTCTTAACTCTTGGAGTGACGCGTATGGCCCGCAGTCCTTGGCGAACTCATCGTCAAGAGTGGGGAGTTTCTTTTGTTTGACCCCCTTTATGATCAGCTGAAAGCTCACCGTCTTTCCGGCAACTCGCTGATCCGGATGGCTCACCGGATAGGTCTGAGGGATCTCGACAATATCCCCTTCCTGTCTTCCAATAAGATGAGCGTCTATTTCAATCCCCAGCAAGGCGGCCTTCGAACCCACCCTATGTAACTGTCCTTCTTTCTTAGTCCCTTCGAGAGAAGTCCCATCCAGAAATCCTTCTAGATCGACGATGGCATAGTCTCCTTCGGCTAAGGCCTCACCGGGCGGGGCCGCATCCAAGCGGGCCTGTTGTTCACGCAAGACCTCTAGGGCTCGCTCTACCTGTTCTTCCGCAACTGTGCGCTTGTCTGCCTGGAGAGAAAGGGGATTGGGGGATTTATAGTCGCGTAGTTCGATCGTGGGTTTGATTTCGACTGTCGCCGTGAAAGTAAATGGGGAATCTTTTTTGATTTTAACCCGATCCAAAGGGGGAATATCCACCACTACTGGATTGATCCCGGCCTGTTTAATGGCTCGACCATAGAAATCAGGAACGAGCTTTCGAATGACGTCTTCTTCGATTGTTTTAGCATAACGCTTTTCTAAAATAGCCAAAGGGGCTCTTCCCTGTCTGAACCCTGGAATCTGAACCTGACGGTTGAGTTCCAAGTACGCTCGTGAAAATTGTTGTGTCACCTCATCGGCCGGCACCTCGATTTTCAAAGCGCGTTTCATCGGTCCTAACTCGGTCACTTCCATTTTCATCGTCGAGATTGAGCTCCCTGCCAAGGAATCGTACCAGTGGTGCGAGAGGGGGGACTTGAACCCCCACGGTTGCCCACGAGATCCTAAGTCTCGCGCGTCTGCCAGTTCCGCCACTCTCGCATGGATAAGGAATACCGCGGAGCTGTCACTCTATCGAGATCCGGCTGCATAACAGAGTGACTGAGACTGCAAAAACACGCGATGTCGTATAGCGTTGTACCGTTGGACACCTGTAATGTCAACCCATACGACCGAGGGTAGCTTGTTCTTGGTACGAATTGAACAGCCGAGTTGTTTGCTGATCCTCGCTCGCCGAAAACTTCGTTTCAGTTCGCCGTGGTACATCTCAGGATGACCGTCTTGATAGAAGAATTGTCTCCGCGAAACTTTAATGGCAATGGCGAGGCTGTTCACCTTGCCCCTCATGAACTCCCATGCTAAGATGCTCTCTCTTTGCACTTCTCAATAGCGGAGAGGTGCGAGAGTGGACGAATCGACATGCTTGGAAAGCATGCGTCTCGGCAACGGGACCGTGGGTTCGAATCCCACCCTCTCCGCCATACCGCGCTGCGTGAGTACCGCCCGCCTATTATCGCTGTATCGTCATTTCTGCGGGCGGATACATATCTTAAGTGCGGACTGTATTGGAGAGCCTAGATCGAAATAGGGGCTGGGCCCTGTGCAATAGAATCCTGTGAACCCCGCCAGGTCCGGAAGGAAGCAACGGTAAGCAGCCAGTTCTGTGTGCCGCAGGATCACCTGGCCCCACTCTGGACGCGAGGCGCGAACATGAGACGTAAGACGGCAGCATCGTCGGTTGTATATCGTCTTGTGTTACGTTCCTTACATCTCATCTCTTACTCCGGACGACTTCTTTATGGACTATCAAGTCTCCGCGCGTAAATACCGGCCCAGTACGTTTGACGATGTGATCGGGCAACCCCATGTTGTCCAAACGTTAATGAACGCGGTCTCGACGAAGCGGATCGCGCACGCATATCTATTTTCCGGCACACGAGGCGTGGGAAAAACCACCGTCGCACGAATACTGGCGAAGGCACTCAACTGTGAACAGGGACCGACAAGTCATCCTTGCAATACCTGCGAGAACTGCCGCGAGATCGTGCAAGGGAATTCAGTTGATGTCATCGAAATTGACGGTGCATCCAATACCAGCGTGGACGATGTACGAGAGATCCGCGAGAACGTGAAGTTCACGCCGTTACGTGGTCAATTTCGAGTGTACATCATCGACGAAGTCCACATGCTCTCAAACTCGGCGTTCAATGCCCTGTTGAAGACACTCGAGGAACCACCCACACATGTGGTTTTTATCTTTGCGACAACAGAGATTCATAAAATCCCCGCGACGATTCTCTCACGATGTCAGCACTACAATTTTCGCCGCATTGCCAGAACCGAAATCATTGAGCGACTTCGGCACGTGGCGGCGCAAGATCGGTTGACTCTTGAGGAACAGAGCTTCGTGGCTCTGGCTCGTACCAGTGAAGGGAGTATGCGCGATGCTCTGAGTTTGCTTGATCAGGCCGTTGCATATGGCGGCAAGACCATCAGCCATGCGGATCTCGAACTGCTGTTGGGAGCCGTACCTCAAGAACTGGTGCAGGAGCTCATTAGAGCGATTATGGCCCAAGACAGCCCTGCTGCACTTGCCAGCCTGGCCAATCTGCTGGACCGCGGACATGACTTGCGCACGTTCTGCGCTGAAGTAGTGGAACATATCCGCAATCTGCTCGTGGCGGCAGTCGTCCCCGTTACGGCCGAGTTGCGCGGCCTGATTGAAACCTCGGAAGACGATTTGAACCAACTATCGATGAACGCCAAGGAACTGACTCCGGAACAGCTTCAGGAGTTACTTGCAATTTTCCTCCAAGCGGAAGATTCTTTACGATTCAGCAGCCACCCTCGCTTTGTCATGGAGACCGCGGCTGTTCGAGCGACACGGCTGTTGGCCCAACGAGAGGGTACAGAGACCCGCTCAATACAGACAGCATCGTCCTCCAACCAGAAACCTCCAGCTGAGCCGGAAAGGCGCAAGAGTGGACTATCAGCTCATCCAGCTTTGCGCCAGAGCGCACCCGTTGGATCAAGGCCCATTCCTAAATCTAGCCCCACGGCCAAGGAGGAAACGGATGAAGGACCATCGATCTCACCTGGACCATCTCACAGCCCACAGGCCGATGTGGTCACAGCCACCGTGTCTCCCACAGCCGTCGACCCACAACCGACGTTGCAGTGGGAATTAGTCCAAGAAGAGATTGCAGCTTCATTTCCCAATGTTGCGCCGTTTCTTGAAGCCGGCAGATTTGTCGGGATCGAGGGTGGGTGTGTCACTATCGGGTTTGCCAAACAGGCAACCGTAGCCAGAGCTAGATTGGAGAAGGAAGAGAATCTTCTGGTGTTATCGAAATTGTGCGAACGTCAGTTGGGGTATCCCTTACGTGTCCGCATCATCGAGCTGACTGAAACCCATCCACCTGGACCAACCATGGCCCAAGTACGAGCCGCTAAGGAACAAGAACAACGGCTGGTGTTGTTCGAACGTGCGAAAGCGAACCCGACAGTGAAACAGGCCCTCGAAATATTCGGCGTGGAGCTAGCCGAGGTTCGTACTATAGCCCAGCAGGAGGCAAGCGAATGAAAAATCCTTTTGGTAACATGAGCAACATACTTAAGCAAGCCCAGGCTATGCAAGAACAAATGGCTAAGATTCAAGAGCAAGCCGCATCCAAAACGGCCAGCGGGACGGCCGGCGGTGGGATCGTCACCGTCACGGCGAACGGAGCCATGCAGATCGTCAGCGTGACGATCGATCCTGAGGTCGTCAAGAGCGGCGATGTCGATATGCTTCAAGATCTTATAGTGGCCGCGACGAATGAAGCGCTCCGCAAGGCCAAGGAATTGATGGAAGGCGAAATGAAAGCGCTGACCGGCGGGATGAAGATTCCGGGTCTGTTTTAGGAATGGCTGTCGATCAACAGGGCTTGCTGGCGAGATTGATTAAGGAACTGGTCCGCCTTCCTGGAATCGGTCACAAAAGCGCTCAGCGGTTGGCCTTTCATCTCATGAAGGCCGAGCGAGAGGATGCTTTGCGGTTAGCGGATGCCATTCGTGCCGTGAAGGATGGATTGGCGTTTTGTAGGCAATGTCGCAATATTGCGGAAGCAGACTTGTGCGAATTTTGCCTTGACCCGAAACGCGATCGGACCAAGATTTTCGTCGTTGAAGAACCAAGTACGCTGTATGCCGTCGAACGGGCAGGCGCCTATCGCGGTCTCTACCATGTCTTGCTGGGAGCGCTCTCCCCACTCGAAGGCGTAGGACCGGCAGACATTAAAGCTGAAGAACTTGTTGAGCGCGTGAAACTCGGCGGGGTTGAAGAAATCATCCTCGCGACGAATCCCACCATTGAAGGAGAAGCCACAGCGATCTATCTGACCCGATTGCTCAAACCCTTCGGTGTACGCATTTCCCGAATTGCTTATGGGATTCCCGTGGGCATGGACATTGAGTATGCGGACGAAGTAACGTTGCTGAAATCGATCGAGGGGCGACGTGATCTATAGCTGGTACAGGAGTTCCAACTCTCGTTGACCCCTTTCACGTAGATTGGTATAGTTCCTTGTTTTTCCTACACGCAGAATCCGAGCTATGAAGACACGCCGTTCCGCTACACGCACTCCCTCGACAAAATCGCAGAGCCCGGTGCGCGGCAGGCGTTCTGTGAATAAGCCGAAAGCTGGCACCCAGGACACCAAGTATCCCGACATCCGCCGTGACCTCGAACGTCAACGCGCAGCCATTTTGAATGATGTTGGTGAAGTTCTGACACATCGAGACGGTCTCGCGGCATTTCCCGACGTCAGCGACCAAGCATCCGCCGAGGTCGACCAGAATTTTTCCATGCGAATTCGGGAACGCGAACGAAAACTGCTCAAGAAGATCGATGAAGCTCTGGAGCGGATGGACGCCGCCACATACGGAATTTGTGAACGCTGCGGTGGAGACATTCCTTACAAACGGCTTAAAGCTCGTCCAGTCACCACTCTCTGTATCGAGTGCAAAACTCTTCAAGAACAGGAAGAGCAAGCTCGAGGCTGAATCGCTTTCTTTACGTGAATCAAAAAATAAAGGTAATCCCGGTAGGGGAGCCTATCGCTTCAAGGCCTTGACCCGTTCCTTGGCCTGCGCGATGCGTGTTTCCTCTTCGGTTATCCCTTCGACAAGAGCAAGGTAGGTTTCGTACTCGGAGATGGCGCGTTTAGGGTTCGTGTCTTCACACGTTTCTGCCAGATTGAACCGGGCCAGGGCATAGTTGGGACGCAGAGTTACCGCCTTTTCAAACAAGCTCAAACCAGCCGCTTTATCCCCTAATTTTACCTGGACAGTGCCGAGATTGTTTAAGACCTCCGGGATATTGGGCCTGAGGGAAAGCGACCGCATCATTTCTGTTTTTGCCTTGTCGAATCGACCCTTGGCCTCCCACACGAGTCCCAATTTATGATGGGCTTCGGCAAGCCATACCTTATTTGTAAATCCACTGGCAATCGCCTTTTGGTATGCGTCGGCCGCGATATCATAGTTCTTCTCACCGCAGTATGCGAGCTGGGCAGTTTGGCCACGAGCGAATTGCTGCAAAGACGAGAACGGCTCTTTATCTTCGGCTCCCTGGCTCTCCATTTTTTGTCCACCCTTGCCACTTGTCGGATTGCGAAGCCGATCAAGGAACTCTCGCCGGTACGGAGAGAAGAGCCGCACATAGGGATCAATGGTGAGTGAGGCCTGAAGCAGGATTGGTTGTTCTCCGAGACCGATAACAAGATATTGGGTCGTGCTTTTTTCGTCACCAGTTTCCAGAAGAGCGCTGCTCTCCATGTTCGTCCTTGTTTCCAATTGGGCTACATTCAAATAGAACTCCACTGACGGTTTCAACTGCGAGAGCGTGCGCCGGAGTACCGAATAGGGTTCAAGGTCCAACCCTTTAGGGAACGTGAAGAGCGCACCGACCAGGAGACCATCTTCGTCGAAAAAATAGGATTCCTCGCCCTGTGAAGCACTGTTCTCCGTCGGAATCCTGACTTCGCGGCCACTTCCCCAGTCTTTTACTGTGTGGGCCGCTGTGGAATATTTTCTCATGAAGTCGATCTTGCGGTCGCAGAGCGCTGTTGAGGCCATCAGGATAAGATCTGTTTCGGACGGAGGAAGCGGAGGCTTGACGGGAGCCGCTGAACCGCCACACCCAATCACCAGACCCCCCAGTACAATGAGGCCGGCAAAGGACATGTCCCGGAGGGAACTCATCGAGAAACCCTACACTGCATACTGCCAACAATACACGATTTGAGGGAGTCTTCGCGAAGAGGAAAGTGAAAGGCCCGCTTTTCGAAAGAGCGGGCCTTAGATTCTACCCAAGGAAGATGACCGGAACTACCGGCGCTGGGTGTTCACCATATTATCTTCAGCTGTATAGCCGGAGAGATAGGCGAATCCGCTTGCTAGGGTATACATCGGGCGATTGATCCCATAGTCGAAAGCATGGCCGATCGGGTTTGCAACAAATCCGACCCAGCGAAGCGGGTGATCATTGACAGCCGAGCCAGCAACGGGGTCCGAGTAGACCAATGCAGTGCTGTCCAGAATGTTGTAGATACTAGTTGGAGGCGTGTATTCTTTGGCATCAATACTTGTGTTTTGTTGGTACATCGTGCTACAGCCTGCAGCGACCATCGTCAGCATTACGATGCCGATAACATTCCGCATGACATCCATGGTAGTACCTCGCTTAGTTCAGTTCCTGTCCTTGCTCACAAACTGACTTCCTTCACAAACCAATCAAAAGTGTAGCCGACATCCTGAGTTTTGTCCAAGGATTGGACTTTGGGGGAAAAACCGCATCCTGGTGGGAAGAAAGAGATTCCAAGCTGAGCATGGTGGGCGATACAGGTATCGAACCTGTGGCCTCTTCCGTGTGAAGGAAGCGCTCTACCACTGAGCTAATCGCCCCTACCGAGCGAGAGTCTAGCACGGGATTTCGGCATGGTTCAACGTTGTCTCTCTCCTTGACTTCACCAAAAGACGGTTTCTAGAATGAACGCCTTTCATTGCAAGGAATGTCGGTTCATGAGAGATGACGTCGTCATCGTAGGGGGGGGTCTGGCTGGGTCAGAAGCCGCTTGGCAAGCGGCCAGTCGTGGAGCCAAAGTCACGCTCTACGAGATGCGCCCAAAAGAGATGACGAAGGCGCACAAGACGGGGAACTTTGCCGAACTGGTCTGTTCGAACTCGCTTGGCTCTGTTGATCTCCTGAATGCGCCGGGCATTTTGAAGGAAGAAATGCGACGATTGAACTCGCTCATCATCGCCGCAGCTGAGCAAGCCAAGGTTCCTGCCGGTTCGGCGCTGGCTGTGGACCGTGATCAGTTTTCGTCGTCTATCACCCGAGCCTTGCAAGGACATCCACACATCCGAATTCTTCATGAAGAGATCGCGGACATCCCCATCAATTGCCTCTGCATTATCGCAACTGGGCCGTTGACCTCCGATAAACTCTCTCAGGCCATCCGCGGGGTGACGCAATCGCAGCATTTATATTTTTACGACGCCATCTCACCGATTGTCGACGCCGACTCGATCGACATGGACGTAGTCTTTCGCGCCTCTCGCTATGACAAAGGCGGAGATGATTATTTGAATTGTCCCATGACCGATACGCAGTACAATGCCTTTTACGATGCCCTGATGGCTGCAGAAAAAGTCCAGCCAAAGGAGTTTGAAAAGACGCCCTATTTTGAGGCCTGCGTGCCGATTGAAGTGTTGGCGGAACGTGGCCGCCAGACGATGCAGTTCGGTCCTCTCAAGCCGGTGGGATTGAAAGACCCCAGGACCGGAATCGAACCTGCCGCTGTCGTCCAGTTGCGGACGGAAAATGTCCATCGCACGTGTTACAACTTGGTCGGCTTTCAGACGAAGCTGACCTATCCGGAGCAAAAGCGCGTGTTTCGCATGATCCCTGGGCTCGAACAAGCCGAATTCCTCCGATATGGGAGCCTCCATCGCAACACGTTCATCAATTCCCCTCAGCTCCTTCTGAAGACATTGCAATTCAAAGCCCGCAGCACACTGTTTTTCGCCGGGCAGCTCGTCGGCGTCGAAGGCTATACCGAGTCGGCTGCCATGGGTGGCTTGGCCGGCATCAATGCAGCGCGCGCCTTGGCCGGACAACCGCCGATCACGCCGCCGTCCACGACCGCGCACGGCTGCCTGGTTTCTCATATCACCTCCTCGGATCCTCGCCATTTCCAGCCGATGAATACCAATTTCGGTCTGTTCCCTCCTTTGTCGGACCCTCCCAAAGACAAAGAGAAGAAGCGTCGCGCGTTGAGCCGGCGAGCCCTTGAGGATTTTGACTCATGGAAGATGCAATCAGGGCTTTCGTAATGCACCTCCAGGTCGAACGCAACGCCTCACACGAGACGATTCGCAATTATCGATCCGATCTTCATCAGCTGACAAGGTTCCTTCAACGAACCAAGGAAAAAGCCGTACCGATTCGCATCGATACGGTCACCAGCGACGATATTCGCGCCTACCTACACAGATTGGATCAACAAGGCGAGAAAGCTTCATCTTTAGCCAGAAAACTGGCTTGTCTACGAAGTTTTTTTCGGTTTCTTCTTCATGAGGGCCAGCTTCATAAGAACCCCACGGAGAGCCTCAGAAGTCCCAAGCTCCCAAAGCCGCTCCCTCGAGTGTTGACAAAGGACGACGCGGCGGCACTCATGGAGTTTCCGACGGGGCAATCGACTCTCTCCTTGCGCGATCGTGCCCTGCTGGAAACGATGTACTCGACCGGGGCTCGGGTGAGTGAGGTCGTGGGAATCAATCTCGACGACCTGAACGAGATGGACGGAATCGTGTGTTTGAGAGGAAAGGGCCGTAAGGAACGGCTGGTTCCGATCGGGGATGTGGCGCTTCATACGATCCGGGAGTATCGCAAATCTTTGAAACCGTCGGCCCGCAGCGGTCACCTGCCGTCTCCGATGTTTTTGAATCACCGTGGAAATCGAATCACCACGAGGAGCGTTGCGCGAATGGTCTCTCGATATTCCAGCCGTCTCGCGGGTGGAGCAGTCAGTCCCCATGCCTTGCGACACTCGTATGCGACTCATCTGCTCGACGAGGGCGCTGACCTCCGGTCTATACAGGAAATGCTCGGCCATGCCTCGCTGAGCACGACACAAAAGTATACGCATTTGGCAATGGATCAGCTCCTCGCCGTGTACGATAGTGCTCACCCTCGAGCACGGGCGGCGGCACGCCCCTTATCAGGAAAGGACCGGAAATCGTCATGACCATTCGATCGACCACCATCCTTTGCGTCCGGCGCGACGG from Nitrospira sp. includes the following:
- a CDS encoding Cell division trigger factor translates to MKMEVTELGPMKRALKIEVPADEVTQQFSRAYLELNRQVQIPGFRQGRAPLAILEKRYAKTIEEDVIRKLVPDFYGRAIKQAGINPVVVDIPPLDRVKIKKDSPFTFTATVEIKPTIELRDYKSPNPLSLQADKRTVAEEQVERALEVLREQQARLDAAPPGEALAEGDYAIVDLEGFLDGTSLEGTKKEGQLHRVGSKAALLGIEIDAHLIGRQEGDIVEIPQTYPVSHPDQRVAGKTVSFQLIIKGVKQKKLPTLDDEFAKDCGPYASLQELRDKLRGQMEKALKKDIEDSYKDALLKRLIDTHHFDLPDTLVERELSTIVRQARQRGKVTDSLPAPDAEELKRIREEHREEAHRRVKAGLILEAIAEKEGLSVSQDDLNNEVTRLATELRVPIADLVKMIQAGGQDSVDELRARILADKALDVVYRQAVIQG
- a CDS encoding Methylenetetrahydrofolate--tRNA-(uracil-5-)-methyltransferase TrmFO, producing MRDDVVIVGGGLAGSEAAWQAASRGAKVTLYEMRPKEMTKAHKTGNFAELVCSNSLGSVDLLNAPGILKEEMRRLNSLIIAAAEQAKVPAGSALAVDRDQFSSSITRALQGHPHIRILHEEIADIPINCLCIIATGPLTSDKLSQAIRGVTQSQHLYFYDAISPIVDADSIDMDVVFRASRYDKGGDDYLNCPMTDTQYNAFYDALMAAEKVQPKEFEKTPYFEACVPIEVLAERGRQTMQFGPLKPVGLKDPRTGIEPAAVVQLRTENVHRTCYNLVGFQTKLTYPEQKRVFRMIPGLEQAEFLRYGSLHRNTFINSPQLLLKTLQFKARSTLFFAGQLVGVEGYTESAAMGGLAGINAARALAGQPPITPPSTTAHGCLVSHITSSDPRHFQPMNTNFGLFPPLSDPPKDKEKKRRALSRRALEDFDSWKMQSGLS
- a CDS encoding Site-specific tyrosine recombinase XerC, with the protein product MEDAIRAFVMHLQVERNASHETIRNYRSDLHQLTRFLQRTKEKAVPIRIDTVTSDDIRAYLHRLDQQGEKASSLARKLACLRSFFRFLLHEGQLHKNPTESLRSPKLPKPLPRVLTKDDAAALMEFPTGQSTLSLRDRALLETMYSTGARVSEVVGINLDDLNEMDGIVCLRGKGRKERLVPIGDVALHTIREYRKSLKPSARSGHLPSPMFLNHRGNRITTRSVARMVSRYSSRLAGGAVSPHALRHSYATHLLDEGADLRSIQEMLGHASLSTTQKYTHLAMDQLLAVYDSAHPRARAAARPLSGKDRKSS
- a CDS encoding Nucleoid-associated protein YaaK — protein: MKNPFGNMSNILKQAQAMQEQMAKIQEQAASKTASGTAGGGIVTVTANGAMQIVSVTIDPEVVKSGDVDMLQDLIVAATNEALRKAKELMEGEMKALTGGMKIPGLF
- a CDS encoding ATP-dependent Clp protease proteolytic subunit ClpP → MLVPIVVEQTNRGERAYDIYSRLLKDRIIFLGAPIDDVFANLVIAQLLFLEAEDPEKDINLYVNSPGGSVTAGLGIYDTMQYVKPPINTICLGQAASMGALLLTAGTKGKRFALPNARVMIHQPLGGFQGQATEIDIHAREILKIRERLNEIMAKHTGQPIEKIAHDTERDYFMSGEEAKRYGLIDEVITRPPKFIKTVESADGAKDGIKGK
- a CDS encoding DNA polymerase III subunits gamma and tau gives rise to the protein MDYQVSARKYRPSTFDDVIGQPHVVQTLMNAVSTKRIAHAYLFSGTRGVGKTTVARILAKALNCEQGPTSHPCNTCENCREIVQGNSVDVIEIDGASNTSVDDVREIRENVKFTPLRGQFRVYIIDEVHMLSNSAFNALLKTLEEPPTHVVFIFATTEIHKIPATILSRCQHYNFRRIARTEIIERLRHVAAQDRLTLEEQSFVALARTSEGSMRDALSLLDQAVAYGGKTISHADLELLLGAVPQELVQELIRAIMAQDSPAALASLANLLDRGHDLRTFCAEVVEHIRNLLVAAVVPVTAELRGLIETSEDDLNQLSMNAKELTPEQLQELLAIFLQAEDSLRFSSHPRFVMETAAVRATRLLAQREGTETRSIQTASSSNQKPPAEPERRKSGLSAHPALRQSAPVGSRPIPKSSPTAKEETDEGPSISPGPSHSPQADVVTATVSPTAVDPQPTLQWELVQEEIAASFPNVAPFLEAGRFVGIEGGCVTIGFAKQATVARARLEKEENLLVLSKLCERQLGYPLRVRIIELTETHPPGPTMAQVRAAKEQEQRLVLFERAKANPTVKQALEIFGVELAEVRTIAQQEASE
- a CDS encoding RNA polymerase-binding transcription factor DksA, producing MKTRRSATRTPSTKSQSPVRGRRSVNKPKAGTQDTKYPDIRRDLERQRAAILNDVGEVLTHRDGLAAFPDVSDQASAEVDQNFSMRIRERERKLLKKIDEALERMDAATYGICERCGGDIPYKRLKARPVTTLCIECKTLQEQEEQARG
- a CDS encoding Recombination protein RecR produces the protein MAVDQQGLLARLIKELVRLPGIGHKSAQRLAFHLMKAEREDALRLADAIRAVKDGLAFCRQCRNIAEADLCEFCLDPKRDRTKIFVVEEPSTLYAVERAGAYRGLYHVLLGALSPLEGVGPADIKAEELVERVKLGGVEEIILATNPTIEGEATAIYLTRLLKPFGVRISRIAYGIPVGMDIEYADEVTLLKSIEGRRDL